Below is a window of Streptomyces genisteinicus DNA.
TTCGGCTTCTTCGACGCACAGGACCAGTACATAGGGGACAGCAACCCGAAGGTCCGCGAGTTCTTCATGGCGACGGCGAAGGCCACCGCGGACAAGCAGTCGGCCAACCTCGCTCCCTTCAGCCAGCAGTGGAACGCCGGCATCAAGCTCGGCCGCATGGCCACCATGACCTGCCCCGCCTGGATGACCGGCCAGATCAAGACCGCCGCCGGTGAGGCGGCCGCCGGCAAGTGGGACATCGCCGCCGTGCCCGGTGGCGGCGGCAACTGGGGAGGCTCCTTCCTCACGGTCCCCAAGCAGAGCAAGCACGCGAAGGAAGCCGCCGAACTCGCCGACTTCCTCACCTCCGCCGCCTCCCAGAAGAAGATCTTCACCGGACCGGTCGGAGCGCTGCCCTCCCTCGTCCCGGTGCTCGACGATCCCCAGGTGCAGGGCGCGAAGCAGGCGTACTTCAACGACGCCCCGACCGGCGCCCTCTTCGCCGCCTCCGCCAAGTACCTGAGCCCCAACTACCGCGGCACCAAGGACCAGCAGGCCCGCATCCCGTTCGGCAACGCCCTCCAGCTCGTCGAGCAGGGCAAGGCCGACGCGGACAAGGCGTGGGACAAGGCGCTCGACGACGCGGCCAAGAACATCCGCTGATCCCGGTCCGGGCCTGCGCGAACAGGCCCGGACCCGGCCCGGACGCCGGGCGGCGGTTCCCCGGCCCTGCCGCCGCCCGGTGTCCCCGGGCCACCTCCCCGCGGCAGCGACCGCCGCCCGGCCCCGAACCGCCCGCCCGCCGCAGCGCCGGCAGTCCCCCGGACAGGCGCCCCCCGCCCCCGGCTCATCACCAGCCCGTCACCGGCCCCCTCACCCCCGGCTCCTCGCCCCTTCGGCCCTCGTACCCTCGGAGAACCCGCATGGCGGTCCAGGCCCGCACCATCCCCGCCCCCAGCCCGGGCCCCGCCCGGGGCACCCGGGCCGGCAGGCCGCCGCGGCGGCTGCGCCCGGGACGGCATCTGCTGCCCTACCTCTTCATCGCCCCGTTCTTCGCCGTCTTCGGCGTCTTCGGGCTGTACCCCCTGCTCCAGACCTTCTGGGTCTCCCTGCACGACTGGGACCGGCTCGCCGGACAGGGACAGTGGGTGGGCCTCGACAACTTCACCCGCCTGCTGGGGGACTCCGACTTCTACACCGCCACCTTCAACACCCTCAGCATCTTCCTGCTCTCCACCGTCCCCCAACTCCTCGCCGCCCTCGGCCTCGCCTGGCTGCTCGACCGGCACCTGCGCGCCCGCAGCGTCTGGCGCGCCCTCGTCCTGGTGCCCCAGTACGTCTCCGTCGTCGCCGTCGCCCTCGTCTTCTCCCAGCTCTTCGGGCGCGACTTCGGCATCGTCAACTGGGCCCTGGAGAACCTGGGGATCATCAGCGCCCCCGTCGACTGGACGGCGGACACCTGGAGTTCGCACCTCGCGATCAGCTTCATGGTCATGTGGCGCTGGACCGGCTACAACGCCCTGATCTTCCTCGCGGCCATGCAGGCGGTACCGCGCGACCTGTACGAGTCGGCCCAGATCGACGGGGCCTCACGCTTCCTGACGTTCCGCAAGGTCACCCTCCCGGCGATCCGCCCCACCATCGTCTTCACCGTCGTCATCTCCACCATCGGCGGCCTCCAGCTCTTCGCCGAGCCGTTCCTCTTCGACCAGCAGGGCAACGCGGAGGGCGGCGCCGAGCACCAGTTCCAGACGCTGACGCTGATGCTCTACAAGTACGGCTTCATCAACAACGACGCCGGCTACGCCTCCGCCGTCTCCTGGGTGCTCTTCCTCGTCATCGCGGTCATCGCGGCAGTGAACTTCCTGCTCGCCCGCCGCTCCGAACGCCGCTGACACCCGCTCACCCCTTCGCCGTCCAGAGGAACCGACATGGCCGTCACCGCACCCACCAGGCCGTCCGCCGCCCGCGCCGACCGCCGCCGACCGGGCGGGCGCACCGCACCCCGCCGCGGGCCCGGCAGGCTCGACGCGGCGGGCCCCGTCGCCTACGCCCTGCTCGCGGCCGTCACCGCCGCCTCCGTCTTCCCGCTCTACTGGAGCTTCGTCGTCGCCTCCCACGACGACAACTCCGTCCTCGCCGGCACGACACCGCCCCTCGTCCCCGGCGGGCACCTGATCGAGAACATCCAGCGGGTCTTCGAGCTCTCCGCCTTCTGGCAGGCCCTCGGGAACTCGCTGATCGTCGCGTCGACCACGGCCGTCTCCAACGTGCTGCTGTCGTCGCTCGCCGGCTTCGCCTTCGCCAAACTCCGCTTCCGAGGACGCGGCCCGCTCCTCGTCTGCGTCGTGGTGACCGTCATGGTGCCCACCCAGCTCGGCATCATCCCGCTCTACATGCTCGTCACCGACATGGGGATGTACGGCAGGCTGTCCGCCCTCATCGTGCCCGCCCTGGTCTCCGCCGTCGGCGTGTTCTGGATGCGGCAGGCGATCGAGGAGAACATCCCCGACGAACTGATCGAGGCCGCCCGCATGGACGGCGCCGGACTGCTGCGCACCTACTGGCACGTCGTCGTCCCCGGCGTCCGCACCACCGCGACCGTCCTCGGGATGTTCACCTTCATGTTCGCCTGGAACGACTACTTCTGGCCGCTCATCGCCCTCCCGCCGGAGAACGGCACCGTCCAGATCGCCCTCAACCAGCTCGCCGCCGGCTACTACACCGACTACACGCTCATGCTCTCCGGCGTCGTGGTGTCGGTGCTGCCCGTGCTCGTCGTCTTCACCGTCCTGGCCCGCCGGATCGTGTCCGGTGTGATGGCCGGCGCCGTCAAGGGCTGACCGCCCCCCCCACGCTACGGAGACCCATGACCGCCCTGCCCACAGCCCGCGCACAGGACCGGCCCGCCGGCACCGGGGACACGGCCCGCCACGCGGCCGCCATCGCCAACCCGGTGCTGCGCGGCTTCCACCCCGACCCGTCCATCCTCCGCGTCGGCGACGACTACTGGATCGCCACCTCCACCTTCGAATGGCTGCCCGGAGTCGCCCTCCACCACTCCCGCGACCTCGTCAACTGGCGCCCCGCGGGCGGCATCCTCGACGAGACCCGCCTCATCGACCTCGCCGGACGCCCCGACTCCGGCGGCGTCTGGGCCCCCTGCCTGTCCTTCACCGGCGGACTGTTCCACCTGGTCTACAGCGACG
It encodes the following:
- a CDS encoding carbohydrate ABC transporter permease — protein: MAVTAPTRPSAARADRRRPGGRTAPRRGPGRLDAAGPVAYALLAAVTAASVFPLYWSFVVASHDDNSVLAGTTPPLVPGGHLIENIQRVFELSAFWQALGNSLIVASTTAVSNVLLSSLAGFAFAKLRFRGRGPLLVCVVVTVMVPTQLGIIPLYMLVTDMGMYGRLSALIVPALVSAVGVFWMRQAIEENIPDELIEAARMDGAGLLRTYWHVVVPGVRTTATVLGMFTFMFAWNDYFWPLIALPPENGTVQIALNQLAAGYYTDYTLMLSGVVVSVLPVLVVFTVLARRIVSGVMAGAVKG
- a CDS encoding carbohydrate ABC transporter permease; the protein is MAVQARTIPAPSPGPARGTRAGRPPRRLRPGRHLLPYLFIAPFFAVFGVFGLYPLLQTFWVSLHDWDRLAGQGQWVGLDNFTRLLGDSDFYTATFNTLSIFLLSTVPQLLAALGLAWLLDRHLRARSVWRALVLVPQYVSVVAVALVFSQLFGRDFGIVNWALENLGIISAPVDWTADTWSSHLAISFMVMWRWTGYNALIFLAAMQAVPRDLYESAQIDGASRFLTFRKVTLPAIRPTIVFTVVISTIGGLQLFAEPFLFDQQGNAEGGAEHQFQTLTLMLYKYGFINNDAGYASAVSWVLFLVIAVIAAVNFLLARRSERR
- a CDS encoding extracellular solute-binding protein; amino-acid sequence: MGRTRARRTAVALAAAVTLVALPACGSGSGAADGKITLTVATFSDFGYKPLIEEYKRSHPDIEIKERISQFDQHHNQLSTQIASGSGAADVVAIEEGYLPKFRAVKDKFVNLADHGAADRKDEYLAWKWEQGTLGTQDFVMGYGTDVGSLAICYRKDLFAQAGLPTDRTEVGKLWPTWDAYFATGEKFREKVADKAWFDSSGNIFTAMMNQTEFGFFDAQDQYIGDSNPKVREFFMATAKATADKQSANLAPFSQQWNAGIKLGRMATMTCPAWMTGQIKTAAGEAAAGKWDIAAVPGGGGNWGGSFLTVPKQSKHAKEAAELADFLTSAASQKKIFTGPVGALPSLVPVLDDPQVQGAKQAYFNDAPTGALFAASAKYLSPNYRGTKDQQARIPFGNALQLVEQGKADADKAWDKALDDAAKNIR